Within the Streptomyces sp. YIM 121038 genome, the region GCGGTGGGCCACGCCGTCGGCCAGCATCGCGCACCAGCGCCCGACCAGCGGGCCGGGCAGGCCCGCGCTCTCCCACAGCGCGCCGCGGAAGGCCGCCGCGCTCTGCGGGCCGAGGCCGCCCACGGTCACCGTGCCGTGCGCGAACAGGTCGAGGGCGGCGCGGATCCGGGCGCGGCGGTCGGTCAGCGGCGGCAGCGCCGTCCGGGCCGACCGCCACCAGCGGCGGTCGGCGTGCGCCACGATCTCCGGCACGAGCGCGAGGCGCCGCGCGGGGGAGCCCGGCAGGGCCGCGGTGTCCAGGGACTCCTGCCACGCGCCCCGGCGGAAGGCGGAGACGACGGGCGGGCGCTGTGGCGCGGCGGTCATGACAGCTCCTCCCGCAGGGCGGCGACCACCCGCGTCTGCTCGGCCCGGGTGAGCGTCGGATACAGCGGCAGGGCGATGTGGTGGCGCGCGAACCAGCGCGCCTGCTCGTACGGGCCCTCGGCGTCCGCGGGCGGTGCCGTGTCCGCGAAGTAAGGCTGGTCGCAGAGCAGATGGTCGTAGACCTCGCCCGCCAGGGCCACGCCGTGCCGCTCGCGCAGCCGCTTCTTCAGGAGCGGCCGGTCGACGGGCCCCTCCGGGTAGGCGAGGTACTTGTAGTAGTTGCTGCGCGCCCCGGACGGCACCGCGTGGGCCCGCAGGCCCGGGACGTCGGCGAGCAGTTCGTCGTACGCGAGGGCGAGGTCGCGGCGGGCCGCCAGGGTCCTCTCGAAGCGCTCCAGGTCGACCGTGCCGACGGCGGCGTGCAACTCGCTCATGCGCCAGTTGCCGCCGGGCCGGTCGTGCAGCGTGGAGCCCTGTGCGCTCTTGCCGTGGTCGCGCCAGCGCCGCACCTGCTCGGCGTCGGCGGCGGCCGCGCCGCTGTCGGCGTCGGGCCGCGCGCAGGTGACCAGGCCGCCCTCGCCGCTGACCGCGACCTTCGTGGGGAAGAAGGAGAACGCCCCGAACCGGCCGAAGGAGCCCGCGAACCGGCCGTCCAGGGTGGACCCGAGCGCGTGCGCGGCGTCCTCCACGACCGGTACGCCCCGCTCCGCGCAGAGCGCGAGCACCTCGGTCAGGGACGGGGGCACGATGCCGCCGATGTGGACGGGCAGGACCGCCGCCGTGTCCGGGTGGCGGTCGAGCGCGGCCCGCAGCGCGTCCGGGTCCAGGCCGAGCCCGTCCAGCTCGATGTCCACGAACCGCACGGCCGCGCCCGCCCGCACGGCGGCCGCCGCCGTCGCGAAGAACGTGTTCACCGGCACGAGCACGGTGCGGTTCGTCACGCCGATGACCCGCAGGGCGATCTCCAGGGCCGCGGCGCCGGACGCCACGGCCACGCCCTCCACGCCCGTCCAGGTCCGCGAGAGCTCCTCGAAGCGGGCCAGCTCGGGGCCCTGGGTGA harbors:
- a CDS encoding DegT/DnrJ/EryC1/StrS family aminotransferase, whose product is MQTTHLHHLLTAGPALRFAPPHTPWSRELRAVVQRLARVERTPLTTTSTATTTADGLRRERLAFASPLRGTFHGTVTAPADAGPPLPAVLVLGGKNARLEQLTGETPPDFPDRNVAEHLARAGFVTLSFEHGIGGGLDEERRAGRDEGALLAHAFALTGRSLLGALVGDALGALDVLAAHPWADPGRVGVFGHSLGAAVALHSALLAPRPLPVCAASHLGSYPALFARLLTGYEGAVLPGVLEYADLADLYGALAPAPLQLQYGTADSFLEPADARAAADAVRRAYASAGGDLEVHELAMGHGTHVGHAAAFFTRTLSGPAAAPADVPAQRIHFDVADRRAVLDRVDAALATGHLTQGPELARFEELSRTWTGVEGVAVASGAAALEIALRVIGVTNRTVLVPVNTFFATAAAAVRAGAAVRFVDIELDGLGLDPDALRAALDRHPDTAAVLPVHIGGIVPPSLTEVLALCAERGVPVVEDAAHALGSTLDGRFAGSFGRFGAFSFFPTKVAVSGEGGLVTCARPDADSGAAAADAEQVRRWRDHGKSAQGSTLHDRPGGNWRMSELHAAVGTVDLERFERTLAARRDLALAYDELLADVPGLRAHAVPSGARSNYYKYLAYPEGPVDRPLLKKRLRERHGVALAGEVYDHLLCDQPYFADTAPPADAEGPYEQARWFARHHIALPLYPTLTRAEQTRVVAALREELS